In the genome of Vicia villosa cultivar HV-30 ecotype Madison, WI linkage group LG7, Vvil1.0, whole genome shotgun sequence, one region contains:
- the LOC131618539 gene encoding uncharacterized protein LOC131618539, with amino-acid sequence MTLVIKSQKFIILDLNQSSQLLTIARADLYSPHTIPSCTLKYTNVEVDLQFFDYTFKDLSYTLLSECVLGEISYPLISKINLKISEQTACVKDGKFQISYLVLSSRVQDYTFLYCTKNITVIGLNTSVTNNNLTLEQGFEVRWRGIGQDRCDHCIRSGERCGYNTSQNAVVCISTKKAMAPSALIAPTSNGTWKWKRILIIGVISIVIAAFIVITFMYYYRRLNHNSTTESHIHSTNLSIHGSQRITRSQNFGVQHFVYHDLELATNSFSIDNRIGDGGSGACVSW; translated from the exons ATGACTTTGGTTATAAAGTCCCAAAAGTTTATCATCCTTGACTTAAATCAGTCTTCTCAACTCTTAACTATTGCAAGAGCTGATTTGTATTCTCCTCATACTATCCCCTCATGTACCTTAAAATATACCAATGTAGAAGTAGATTTACAGTTCTTTGACTACACCTTCAAGGACTTGAGTTATACTCTACTGTCTGAATGTGTTCTAGGTGAAATCTCTTACCCTTTAATTTCAAAAATCAATCTAAAAATCTCCGAACAAACTGCTTGCGTCAAAGATGGTAAGTTTCAAATTTCATATTTAGTTTTAAGTAGTAGAGTTCAAGACTACACCTTCCTATACTGCACAAAAAACATAACTGTTATTGGACTCAACACCTCAGTCACCAATAACAATCTTACTTTAGAACAAGGATTTGAGGTTAGATGGAGGGGTATAGGACAAGACAGGTGCGATCATTGCATTAGATCCGGTGAGAGATGTGGATACAACACTTCACAAAATGCAGTTGTTTGTATCTCTACAAAGAAAGCTATGGCACCATCAGCTCTAATAGCACCAACTTCAAATG GAACATGGAAGTGGAAGAGGATCCTCATTATTG GAGTTATATCCATTGTGATAGCAGCATTCATTGTCATCACATTCATGTACTATTATCGGCGGCTCAATCATAATAGTACTACAGAGTCTCATATACACTCTACCAACCTCTCCATACATGGTAGTCAACGCATCACCAGAAGTCAAAACTTTGGAGTTCAACACTTTGTTTACCATGATCTTGAACTAGCCACAAACTCCTTTAGTATTGATAACAGAATAGGAGATGGAGGCAGCGGAGCCTGTGTATCATGGTAA
- the LOC131620171 gene encoding LEAF RUST 10 DISEASE-RESISTANCE LOCUS RECEPTOR-LIKE PROTEIN KINASE-like 1.3 yields the protein MILFFVYGILEDGREVAVKHLDKYGSSRDQQFENEITVLANVLHQHLVLLYGCTTLKSREALVVYEFVRNGTVADHLHGNKATPRKLPWPMRMRIAVETASALKYLHACKVIHRDMKTSNILLDSDYHVKVADFGLARFIPTDHSRVSTTPQGTLGYLDPEYNITHEVTYKTDVYCFGVILIELITSFPAYDVERKNTGDRNLSETAMKRITDKTFHSIVDRTLGFDSDSRVWNMINGVVELSYQCLQSSGDMRPTMKEVFQRLQLLEKDNEIQPEVAGSSSPNEEIRLINNDLASLSPS from the exons ATGATTCTTTTTTTTGTTTACG GCATACTAGAAGATGGACGTGAAGTGGCAGTGAAGCACCTAGATAAATACGGATCCAGTAGAGATCAACAATTTGAAAATGAAATAACTGTCCTGGCTAATGTACTTCATCAACATCTTGTCTTATTATATGGATGCACCACACTCAAAAGCCGCGAAGCTCTAGTCGTGTATGAATTTGTCCGCAATGGAACTGTGGCTGATCACCTTCATGGCAACAAAGCCACACCTAGAAAACTTCCTTGGCCTATGAGAATGAGAATTGCTGTGGAGACAGCAAGTGCATTGAAGTATCTTCATGCATGTAAGGTTATCCATAGAGATATGAAAACAAGTAATATTCTTCTAGATTCTGATTACCATGTGAAAGTGGCTGATTTTGGACTCGCACGCTTTATACCAACCGATCATAGCCGTGTTTCTACAACTCCACAAGGGACTCTAGGTTATCTAGATCCTGAGTACAACATCACTCATGAAGTTACTTATAAAACTGATGTGTACTGTTTTGGAGTGATTTTGATTGAGTTGATAACATCGTTTCCTGCTTATGATGTCGAGAGAAAGAATACAGGTGATCGTAACTTGTCTGAAACTGCTATGAAAAGAATTACAGATAAAACTTTTCATAGTATTGTGGATCGTACTCTCGGTTTTGATTCAGATTCTAGGGTGTGGAATATGATTAATGGTGTTGTTGAGCTGTCATATCAGTGTCTCCAAAGTTCCGGAGATATGAGACCAACAATGAAAGAGGTGTTCCAACGTTTGCAATTACTTGAGAAAGATAATGAAATTCAACCTGAAGTAGCTGGAAGCTCTAGCCCTAATGAGGAAATTAGGTTGATCAATAATGATCTAGCTTCACTTTCCCCTAGTTAA